A window from Chrysemys picta bellii isolate R12L10 chromosome 2, ASM1138683v2, whole genome shotgun sequence encodes these proteins:
- the LOC135981847 gene encoding heat shock protein 30C-like codes for MLPLRVWLGSSAPVPRLLGPGPHSLLAQLVGDMQTHLEEMERLRHSLLLASPLLCGEGEGRRQRPSSRSLAEGAGKEPGSQGQGKDKFQLSMDVSGFSPAELMVRVDGRKLTVTGKQEKKTASEAGVCSHEYREIRRETLLPEDVNVEAVLCSLSQDGQLCIEVPHLALPAAEGRAVPITICQGVKAGEGNLATEGKEPGSSEKMETGEESEGTSPRDS; via the coding sequence ATGCTCCCGCTCCGAGTGTGGCTTGGCAGCAGCGCCCCAGTGCCCAGGCTCCTGGGACCGGGGCCCCACAGCCTCTTGGCCCAGCTGGTGGGGGACATGCAGACGCACCTGGAGGAGATGGAGCGACTGAGACACTCCCTCCTTctggcttctccccttctctgcgGGGAGGGCGAGGGGAGGAGACAGAGGCCGAGCAGCCGGTCCCTGgcggagggggctgggaaggagcccggctcccaggggcaggggaaggacaagTTCCAGCTCTCCATGGACGTGAGCGGCTTCTCCCCAGCTGAGCTGATGGTGAGAGTGGACGGGAGGAAGCTGACGGTGACGGGGAAGCAGGAGAAGAAAACGGCGTCGGAGGCTGGAGTCTGCTCCCACGAATACAGAGAGATCCGCAGAGAAACTCTCCTGCCGGAAGACGTGAACGTGGAGGCCgtgctctgctccctgtcccaggaTGGGCAGCTCTGCATCGAGGTGCCACATCTGGCCCTGCCAGCTGCAGAAGGGAGAGCCGTTCCCATCACCATCTGCCAGGGAGTGAAGGCAGGAGAAGGAAACCTGGCCACGGAGGGAAAGGAGCCGGGGAGCAGCGAGAAGATGGAGACAGGAGAAGAGAGCGAGGGGACCAGCCCCAGAGATTCCTGA
- the LOC135981848 gene encoding heat shock protein 30C-like: MLPLRVWLGSSAPVPRLLGPGPHSLLAQLVGDVQTHLEEMERLRHSLLLASPLLCGEGQGRRPRPSSRSLAEGAGKEPGSQGQGKDKFQLSMDVSGFSPAELMVRVDGRKLTVTGKQEKKTASEAGVCSHEYREIRRETLLPEDVNVEAVLCSLSQDGQLCIEAPHLALPAAEGRAVPITVCQGVKAGEGNLAMEGKEPGSSEKMETGGESEGTSPRDS; this comes from the coding sequence ATGCTCCCACTCCGAGTGTGGCTTGGCAGCAGCGCCCCAGTGCCCAGGCTCCTGGGACCGGGGCCCCACAGCCTCTTGGCCCAGCTGGTGGGGGACGTGCAGACGCACCTGGAGGAGATGGAGCGACTGAGACACTCCCTCCTTctggcttctccccttctctgcggggagggccaggggaggaggccgaggccgagcaGCCGGTCCCTGgcggagggggctgggaaggagcccggctcccaggggcaggggaaggacaagTTCCAGCTCTCCATGGACGTGAGCGGCTTCTCCCCAGCTGAGCTGATGGTGAGAGTGGACGGGAGGAAGCTGACGGTGACGGGGAAGCAGGAGAAGAAAACGGCGTCGGAGGCTGGAGTCTGCTCCCACGAATACAGGGAGATCCGCAGAGAAACTCTCCTGCCGGAAGACGTGAACGTGGAGGCCgtgctctgctccctgtcccaggaTGGGCAGCTCTGCATCGAGGCGCCACATCTGGCCCTGCCAGCTGCAGAAGGGAGAGCCGTTCCCATCACCGTCTGCCAGGGCGTGAAGGCAGGAGAAGGAAACCTGGCCATGGAGGGAAAGGAGCCGGGGAGCAGCGAGAAGATGGAGACAGGAGGAGAGAGCGAGGGGACCAGCCCCAGAGATTCCTGA